The nucleotide sequence CGTCAGGCCCGTTTCCAGGCTGTGCAGCACTTGTCCGCTGCCGCGTGTGGCGGGCAGCAGCAGATGATTGATGCCACCCAGCAGCGGTTGCAGCGACAGCGGCCATTCAGCGGCGCGGCGGCCGGACAGTGTCAGCGAAAAACCGCCGGTGTAGTCACGGTCGGTGGAGCGTGGCGTCAGCACGTCGTTGTCGACATACAGCGCCCAGCCGGTGTTCCAGGCTTCCTGTGACTGCGCAGCGACGCTGCCGGCATACAGGGCAGGCCATAGCGTGAGAATGAGCAGGGCGGGGAAAAACGGGCGGTACATGATCGCTTGCCTCCGGTGACGCCGGGTCGGTGGGGCCTGTTCCGATCTTCCGGTGCGCCCGGCGTAGGGTGCGTGAAGAAGGCGGAGAGCCGGGCCGCGACCGGCGAATACCAGTCTGCGAGAACGGCCGGGCGGGGCGGTAGCCGGATTCAGGGGGAGAGTTGCCGGATTCTGCAGGCCAGCAATGCTGCAGTTCCCGCAAACAGTCCTTTTTTCCGGTGGCGGGCGCCCGGGTTTTTCTCTATAAATCGGGCGGTTCATGTTGCGGTGGCACAGGGCGTGCAGGGCCACCTGCTGAAAACAGACCGGTACAGGCGCTGTGGGGACTGCGTGCCGGGAAACGATTCTCCGGGGGGAACACCTATGACCAGGCGATGGGCCGCCAGGGGCGCGGCTGCCTCGGCGCTGACCTGTGCATTGCTGCCGGCATGGCCCGCGCACGCGGTGCTGCTGACCGGCGGCGCCGTCGAGACATCACTGGACTCCATCCTGTCGGTGGGGGCGACCTGGTCCACGGCGTCGCCGGACAAGGACTTCATCGGCCTCAACAAGGGCGGCAATGCGCTGTCGGAAGCCAGCGACGACGGCCGCCTGAATTTCCGTCGCGGTGACCTCGTCTCGCAGGTGATCAAGGGCGTGCACAGTCTCAGTGTCCGCTACGGCGACAGCAGCCTGTTCGTGCGCGGCAAGTACTGGTATGACGTCGAACTGCATGACGACGAACGGCCGTTCAAGCCGATCCGTGACAATGGCCGCGAGCGTGCCGCGCGCACGCGCGGCGCCCAGCTACTGGATGCCTATGTGGATCACCGTTTTGAACTGGCGGCGCAACCGGGCCTGGTGCGGCTCGGCCGGCAGGTGGTGAACTGGGGTGAAAGCACGTTTCTGCAGAGCGGCATCAATGCCATCAATCCGGTCGATGTGCCGGCGTTCCGGCGGCCCGGTGCCGAAGTGCGCGAAGGGCTGCTGCCGGTCGATCTGTTCTATCTGTCCCGGTCGCTGAGCGACAACGTCACCGTCGAGCTGTTTTATCAACTGCGCTGGGAAGCCACCGTGCTGGAAAACTGCGGTACATTTTTTTCCACCGCAGATGTGAGCGCGCGAGGCTGCGACGACAATCTGACGCTGCTGATCACCCGCGACGATACCTATGAGGCGGTCTATGCCCAGGCGCTTGCGGATGGCGCGTCGCCGGCGATGGCCGCTGTGACTGCCGACGCCACCCTGGCCGGGCTGGCGGCGCAGGGCGTGCGCTGGGGCACGCCCGATGAAGGCGTGCTCATGCCGCGCGCGCCGGACCGCGAGGCGCGCGATGCCGGGCAGTACGGTGTGGCGCTGACCACCTGGCTGCCTGCCACAGCGACGGAGCTCGGTCTGTACGCGATGACCTATCACAGCCGCACCCCGTATCTGGGTGGCATGCTGCCGGAGACGAGCGTCTATGCAAACGCCGCCGGCTTCGGCGCGCTGGCGCCGGTCGTGGTGGGTGCCAACGCGCGGTATTACCTCAGCTATCCGGAAGACATCCGCC is from Isoalcanivorax pacificus W11-5 and encodes:
- a CDS encoding DUF1302 domain-containing protein: MTRRWAARGAAASALTCALLPAWPAHAVLLTGGAVETSLDSILSVGATWSTASPDKDFIGLNKGGNALSEASDDGRLNFRRGDLVSQVIKGVHSLSVRYGDSSLFVRGKYWYDVELHDDERPFKPIRDNGRERAARTRGAQLLDAYVDHRFELAAQPGLVRLGRQVVNWGESTFLQSGINAINPVDVPAFRRPGAEVREGLLPVDLFYLSRSLSDNVTVELFYQLRWEATVLENCGTFFSTADVSARGCDDNLTLLITRDDTYEAVYAQALADGASPAMAAVTADATLAGLAAQGVRWGTPDEGVLMPRAPDREARDAGQYGVALTTWLPATATELGLYAMTYHSRTPYLGGMLPETSVYANAAGFGALAPVVVGANARYYLSYPEDIRLYGASFSTSLPGGLAWSGEVSYRPNLPIQVNATDIVYAGVKPLGVAYAGASPLSLVPGQDYRGYQRKEVTQWQSSLIGHLGPVFGAAQMTLAGEVGVVHTGGLESLHDVRYGPGPGGTPGAECATGGALVNYCHNDGYVTRTAWGYRARAMLRYNDVFAGVNLRPSLAWSHDVQGHAGNGVFSEGDRAVSVALDADYLNTWYAGISYTDYLAHPGDHFGDRDFVAVSLSVSF